Below is a window of Oncorhynchus clarkii lewisi isolate Uvic-CL-2024 chromosome 19, UVic_Ocla_1.0, whole genome shotgun sequence DNA.
TTTGTCAGTGATTTTTCAAAGCTGTTATTGAAATGTTGTTCTACTTTTTGATATGGGTCTGAAATTAACTCGACCGAACCGAAAAatagttgtttttgtttttgcatcTGGTGTTTATGATCATAGGTTTCAGCTCACCCTTGATTATAATATGCTGACTTTGTGTGATtgtcttcgtgtgtgtgtgtgtgtgtgtgtgtgcatgcacagaGACAGGACTGTCACTGTAATGCAGGCAAGTATTATCTCTAGTAGACAATGGGAAATAGTTTTGCAAAGAccatttcacattttttttatttttggttaTTGATGATAATCATGGTGTATCTAGATACTTAACATTTGATATATTTGTAATGTTAAAGATAGATTTAAGTACAGAGTAATGCCCCTGTGAATGATGACTTGAACGCCTATCCATCCCTCCGTTTTGGATCAAACTCCAGGAACCGCTCCGtgctagcctgatcccagatctgtgtgtTTTACGCAGCTCCTCTGGCGATTTGTCATGTTTCCCATAGATGTTGGCTACATAGGGCCGTATTTAGTttctcagagtagaagtgctgatttaggatcaggtcATCCCTattcattgttattattatcaaAAAGGGGGAAATTatcttagatcagcactcctattctgagaATGGTGGCCattcagatctgggaccagtctagtTCAGAATGTCTATCCCTTTTTTTAGTATACACAGTACACACCTTGTGTAGATTTGAGCCGTTAACTGGGAAGTAGAACTAATGAATGTAAAGTTGCTGTATTATTAAAAATCACTTTCTTTAGATCTGTTTTTGTATGAATTATTCAAGTGGATTAAATACCAAATTGATAGAAGTAGAGGCgggttattttatttattcagcACTCTTTAAAGAGCTGCTGTAGAAATTATAGGAATGTATGATGATGCCAAGAGGTCGGACTACAGAGATTGTGGGGTCAGAGTTGATTGACACTAAAATATAGATAAGATAACGGAACTTGAGTGAGATTGAAACCTTTTTCATTGTATGATAATGTCCTCCTTTAAAAGATCTGACAGGGGTATTAAAACATTTGGCACATTCATTTGAATCTCAAAGCAAGGTGGAGCCATTAAACTTAAATTACTTTTCATGAACTAAGGCCAGTCTCCTCAGACTTGGCGGCAGCATCAAGCGTAGTCAACAGCCACTCCCTTAGGGGGAAGAGTATGAGGTATGCACTAATTTCTATGCAATGTAATATGTAAGTGGTCAACTCAACACAGAAGTGTACAAACATTCCATTCCATGtgctttccatgacagactgacccggtgaatccaagtgaaagccttgatcccttattgatgtcactttttaaatccacattaatcagtgtagatgaagtggagtagatgggttaaagaaggatttttaagccttgagacaattgaggaacactttcgacaccttgtagagtctatgccctgGCAAATTGAGGGCAAAGTGGGGGTGCTAGTGCAACtcaaaaaaaagtatttgtcacatgcgccgaatacaccttacagtgaaatgcttacttacaaggccttaactgacaatgcagttcaagaaatagtttaaaatatttactaaataaatgaaatattaaAATATTTGAtattaaaataatatatacagggggtacaggttagtcaaggtaatttgtacatggggtaaagtgactgcatagataataaatggTGAGTGGCAGCAGTATAAAAACAAAGGGGCGGTGTCAATGTAAGTAGTCCTGGTGGCCAtctgattaattgttcagcaatcttgtcttgggggtagaagctgttaaggagccttttggacctagacttggtgttcCTTTAACAATTCtttggtccttcctctgacatcacctAGTATATAGGTTCTGGTTGGCATGAAGctcggccccagtaatgtactgggccgaacgcactaccctctgtagcgccggtcggatggcgagcagttgctataccaggtggtgatgcaactggtcaggatgctctcgatggtgcagctgtagaacttttgagaatctggggacccatgcgaaatcttttcagtctcctggggggtaAAATGTgttgtagtgccctcttcacaactgtcttggtgtgtttggaccatgatagtttattggtgatgtggacaccaaggaacttaactctcaacccgctccaaaTCAtgcccgtcgatgtgaatgggtgcatgttcggccctccttttcctgtagtccacaatcagctcctttgtcttgctcacgttgagggagaggttgttgtcctggcaccacactgccaggtctctgagctccctataggccgtctcatcgttgtcggtgatcaggcctaccattgttgtcgtcagcaaacttaatgatggtgttggagtcgtgcttggccacgcagtcttgggtatacaggaggggacaaagcacgcacccctgaggggcccccatgttgaggatcaacTTGGCAGGtctgttgttgcctacccttaccaccttaccggcccgtcaggaagtccaggatccagtttgaGGGATGTAGTCCCAgcgtccttagcttagtgattagctttgtgggcactatggtgttgaacactgagctgtagtcaatgaacagcattctcacgtaggtgttccttttgtctaggagggaaagacacttgccagttggtcagcgcacacgtcctggtattccgtctggccctgtggccttgtgaatgttgacctgtttaaaggtcttgttcACATCGGCAAtggagagtgatcacacagtcgttattgaacagctggtgctctcatgcatgcttcagtgttgcttgcctcgaagagagtataaaaggcatttagctcatctggtaggcttgcgtcactgggcaactCATGGTTGGGTTTCCGTTTGTAGTCTAATAGttggcaagccctgccacatctgttgagtgtcagagccggtgtagtaggattcaatcttagtcctgtaactcaatattaggaaggtgtttttaatgttttgtgcTTTGTTAAACTTGCTGCAAAACACTCACAGAGTGACACCTTGTGGAGAAACCACAAACTGCTAATTTCAATGGGAAATCTATTTGCTAAAATACCGATGGTATTTTTTTGGAGTGCATGTTTCCAGTTCCGCTTCCGGGTAAGTTTAAGTTGTCGCCTCGTTCACGCATGTCGATGAAACAGTCGAATTTTATCCCCTCAACTGATACATTTCAATTACTACAGTTGAATGTAATAACTTATAATACAGACATATTCATATAGTTAAATCTCAAGTTGTGGATATACTATATAAGGTGAGTATAACGTTTGATTGTGAAGTTCTGAAAGAATGAATGATTGGTGATGAACGGATGAGACTCAAAAGCGttacgttagctagttaacattagctaacCTGTCCCTCAGGCTAGTATCCTATCGAGCTGGTTTTCTAGCTACATGTGAATGTGTTGTAGCTAGATAAGGTTGGTTagatttgctttgctagttaacTAGAAACCCATCATTCAGAATAAGCTGGCAGTCACTGGCAGCTGTTTGCTACTGcgagctaacgttagcctgctaCTTATACAGTACAAAGGTTTTCTACCAACAACGTATACATCTGTTCACCTACTTAGTTCTTTGCCCATGATAATTTGCTATATAGTGATCTACATTTTGCAAGCATTACGCCTGCTTGGCAGAGTGTGATAACATACAGGCAGAATGAGAATGCAATGACTACTATCCTCTGCTGCTTACTCACATACTTGAAATCATCTTGACCACAGAGTGCAGGATGCCGTCGCTCAGCTGTAGATTCTACCAGCACAGGTTTCCAGAGGTGGACGATGTGGTGATGGTCAACGTGCGCTCCATCGCAGAGATGGGAGCCTACGTAAGTCTACTGGAGTACAACAACATTGAAGGCATGATCCTCCTTAGCGAGTTGTCTCGCAGACGTATCCGCTCCATCAACAAACTCATCAGGATCGGACGCAACGAGTGTGTGGTCGTCATCCGAGTGGATAAGGAGAAAGGTGAGAGGAAAAATGCTCGGAATGTGATGGGTTGActtgtagcctggtcccatatttgtttgtttttccttGCCAACTTGTCACAGATGACCATAGGATTTGGCAAGACAGAAATAGATCTGGGACTAAGCAAGTTGTCCTGTTCTCATTGTGATAGGAATATATTATAATTTACCGGTTCatttccctgctctctctctctaggttacatTGATCTGTCCAAGAGAAGAGTTTCACCCGAGGAGGCAATCAAGTGCGAAGACAAATTCACCAAATCCAAAACGGTATGTTATCTAAATCCTCACATTATAAAGACTTAAAGTGCCAAAAGTCCTTGTTTTTACATGTGCCTTCCATGTACCCTCTGATTTATAGGAAAAATTTAACCCACTTAAGCAAAGCCTTTCTCCAAGATtttaccatcattgtaaagccctagttatttggTTGCTTTGATGGTAATTTCTGAACTTGATTATTTATTAGTGAATAATTTACTGTCCCTCatttatggtcaaccctgttacgtgaactgaactatatttaatatggtgaaactattcctttttaaatatatattttttaagatacattgaacatctaatagtcaaatcatagtgtaaaagcaggtgagctagTTCTGCTCTTTTTggcaattttctggtgttttgtggtgggaaACTGAGTGGGTTGAGCATAACATGTCATTCATTACCTGTAGATAGAAAGGCTAGAAAAAATGTTACAAAAAAAAGTTTTTGTGATGCTTTCATTCAATTGCCGCTCCCTTTTGAACACAACAAGctcccctgtcacaaggggatttatgcaTGATTTAAGATTAAATCGTCAatcctgttactttatttggaaCTTacgtttacatttgagtaatttagcagatgctcttatccagagcaacttagttAGTGCATTCTTCTTAAAATACCTAGATGAgacacaaccacatatcacacaTGTAAGTACATTCTTCCTCAAATTTACTGtagtcatttttatttatttaacctcttgattGCTATTTACGACAATGTTAAAATTTGGTgaaataaatgttgtttttttatatatatttttttaccaatAAACACTTCTCAGAAGTCGCCGAGTTGGTGGAACAACCCTAGTACAATATACTCTTTTGCCTTGGGCTGACAATGCAGAAGGGCTGGTTATGTTAAGTTTTGGTACTCTTAGATGTGTTGTCAACTGATATATTCAGATATAATTTCTGGAGGGGAACCTAGACTTGTGtgtcttctgtcatgacaggTGTACAGCATATTGAGGCATGTGGCTGAGGTTCTGGAGTACACCAAAGATGAGCAGCTGGAGAGCCTGTTCACACGCACCGCCTGGGTGTTTGATGAGAAGTACAAGCGGCCTGGATACGGAGCCTATGATGTCTTCAAACAGGCTGTGGCGTAAGTACTTACAACCTGGTCAGGGTTGGTGGACGGGATTCTCTTGTTTAGACATTTATCCACAAAAATATGATTTTCCATTCTTAGTTTCAAACAGACTTATGGAACTAGAAATGGAAGAAAAATATTCCATAGATTAGTCTCCTGGTTAGATACAAATTTGCCCAAGCGAGACTAGATGCAAATCTGTTTCTCTTGCATCAATAGACATATTATTTAGCTATTGCCCTGGACCTCCCAGGATTGAATGTGTTAATGACTGGTGTTTTGGCCCACAGGGACCCAGCCGTTTTAGATTGTCTGGAcctgacagaggaggagaaggctgTCCTCATTGACAACATCAACAGAAGACTGACCCCACAAGCTGTCAAAATCAGGGCAGGTATGTACACCTAACACTTACCTGGGTACATGTACATCATATACACAGCAGTGTCTTGGTGAATCTTGATATAGCGTTATACTAATGTGTTAGCAGTGGCGGATTTAGGGAGAGGCGACATGGGCAGCCCATGCCGACACGGCATGGGGCGCCCacaccattttttaaataataataataatttggaaTGGTGACATTTTTGCGAtgggttttctatcgctcatttgcacatCACATCAAtaatatcatgtcaccgtgtgggactgtgggtcaattaaccttgtcggagtgggcgccctgattctagtttatgagctaggcaggctactgcctgggaaggtctccaactcagaagtacgagatgaggaggggagcgttggtaggttgacctcaggtctccccattGGAAGCCCGgggtagggggagcgggggaatctGTCAAATAGCACCcttctaactttgtacagtactaatgcaattagttgtgcaatttagtttgtgtgtttcttGTTTGACGTGCAATAATGTAATAAGCAGGTTCTCTTCTTTATAAGTGTGTTATtctatttgtgtgtttgtgtaatataggatttgtgcaatttagttttatttgtggGTTTTTTGTTAGTAATAGTGTAATTCAATAATTGTTTTCTTTGTATTTATATACActttgtttctatttgtctttgttattACTTTTTGATATTTATTAGTCTtacttttgtatattttatatttatatagtttaaaatgttatgattatttgtgttgttccaaatgtctgaaggggggttcgcccagggagccatacaagctagaactgcCACTGTGTTAGAATAATATTTTTGGGAACCCACTTAAGCCAACTCCCATGTCTCCCTCAGACATTGAGGTGGCCTGTTACGGGTATGAGGGGATTGATGCTGTCAAAGAAGCGTTGAGGGCGGGGCTGGGCTGCTCCACAGACGCCATGCCAATCaaggtaaataaaacaacaaacaccCCTCAATAGTCCGTTTTTTTACGGACCCAGATTAAACATAGTATAATCCTAGACCATTGGTATTCAGACTTTTTCAGCAGGGAACCCATTTTTTCCCcatgaatttctttccttaaaaaattgttttatatacactaccattcaaaagtttggggtcacttagaaatgtccttgttttttaaagaaaagcgggttttgtccatttaaataatatcaaattgatcggaaatacagtgtagacattgttaatgttgtaaattactattgtagctcaAAATGGCaatgttttatggaatatctacataggcgtacagaggcccattatcagcaaccatccctcctgtgttccaatgacacattgtgttacctaatccaagcttatcattttaaaaggctaattgatcattagaaaacccttttgcaattatgttagcacagctgaaaactgattaaagatgcaataaactggccttctttagactagttgagtatctgggggCATCAGCATTttctgggttcgattacaggctcaaaatggccagaaacaaagaactttcttctgaaacccgtccgtctattcttgttctgagaaatgaaggctatttcatgtgagaaattgccaagaaactgaagatctcgtacaacgctgtgtgctactcccttcacagaacagcgcaaactggctctaaccagaatggaaagaggagtgggaggccccggtgcacaactgagcaagaggacaagtacattagtgtctagtttgagaaacagaagcctcacaagtcctcaactggcagcttcattaaatagtacccgcaaaacaccagtttcaacgtcaacagtgaagaggcaactccgggatgctggccttctaggcagagttgcaaaaaaagccatatctcagactggccagtaaaaataaaatattaagaggGGCAAAAttacacagacactggacagatgaagattggaaaaaagtgttatggacagactaatctaagtttgaggtgttcggatcacaaagaagaacattcatgagacgcagaaaaaatgaaaagatgctggaggagtgcttaacgccatctgtcaagcatggtggaggcaatgtgatggtctgggggtggtaaagtgggagatttatTCAGGGTAAAAATAATCTTGAAGAAGggaggctatcactccattttgcaacgccatgccataccctgtggacggtgcttaattagagccaatttcctcctacaacaggacaatgacccaaagcacagctccaaactatgcaaaaACTATTtggggaagaagcagtcagctggtattctgtctataatggagtgaccagcacagtcaccggatctcaaccctattgagctgttgtgggagaaGCCTGACCATATGTTATGTAacaagtgcccatcaagccaatacaacttgtgggaggtgcttcaggaagcgtggggtgaaatctcttcagataaCCGCAacattgacaactagaatgccaaaggtctgcaaggccgtaattgctgcaaatgaaggattctttgacgaaagcaaagtttgaaggacattATTTAAATTAAacatcattatttataaccttgtcaacgtcttgactatatttcctattcatttttcaactaatttcatgtatgtcttcatggaaaacaaggacatttctaagtgacctcaaacttttgaacggtagtgtgtgtgtatacatacagttgaagtcggaagtttacatacgctttagccaaatacatttgaactcagtttttcacaattcctgacatttaatcctagtaaaaaaatccctttcttaggccagttaggatgaccactttattttaagaatgtgaaatgtcagaataatagtagtgatttatttcagcttttatttatttcatcccattcccagtgggtcagaagtttataaacactcaattagtatttgatagcattgcctttaaattgttgggTCAATCATTTTGGAaagccttccacaatcttcccacaataagttgggtcaattttggcccattcctcctgacagagctggtggaactgCTTCAGgttttgtagacctccttgctcgcacatgctttttcagttctgcccacaaattttctataggattgaggtcagggctttgtgatggcacatccaacaccttgactttgttgtccttaagctattttgccacaactttggaagtatgcttggggtcattgtccatttggaagacccatttgcgaccaagctttaacttcctgactgattcaAGCAGCTCAgctttgtttgatggcttgtgactATCCATCTTCCTgttgatcacattccagaggttttcagTTGTCATTTTCTGAAAAGAAATGCTCTAAATGACTATTTTTATTTGGAAATTGGGAGGAATGTTGTCAGTAatttatagaataaaacaaaaatgttaattttactcaaacacatacctataaatagtaaaaccagagaaactgatcattTTGCAGTGGTCATTTTGCAGTATTCAGAGCCCTGgactttttccaattttttttactttactttaaaatggattaaattgtttttttcccccatttacACAATACCCAAAAATGAAAAAGcaacaacaggtttttagacattttagcaaatgtgtatttaaaaaaaaaaaactaaaatattacatttacataagtattcagaacctgtactcctccatgcttcacggtggaatccacacatgtggagatcatccgttcacctactctgcgtcttacaaagacactgcggttggaaccaaaaatctcgaatttggactcattagaccaaagcacagatttccaccagtctaatgtccattgcttgtgtttcttggcccaaacaagtctcttgttcttattgatgtcctttagtagtggattctttgcagcacttcgaccatgaaggcctgatttcacagtctcctctgaacagttgatgttgagatgtgtctgttacttgaactctgaagcatttatttgggctttcaatttctgaggctggtaactctaataaacgtatcctctgcagcagaggtaactctggaacttactttcctgtggcggtcctcatgagagctagtttcatcatagcgcttgatgatttttgcgactgcacttaaagaaactttttCAAAGTTCtcgaaatgttccatattgactgaacttcatgtcttaaagtaatgatggactgtcgtttctctttgcctatttgagctgttcatgccataatatggacttggtatttgacCAAATATGGCTgtcttctgtgtaccacccctactttgtcacaacacattaaggaaagaaattccacaaattaacttttaacaaggcacacctgttaactgaaatgcattccaggtgactacctcatgaatctggttgagagaatgtcaatggtgtgcaaagatgtcatcaaggcaaaggatggctactttgaagagtctcaaatataaaatatattttttggttaGATGATTCCACattggttatttcatagttttgatgtcttcactattattctacaatgtattcaatggtttttaaaaaatattgaaaaacccttgaaatgagtaggtgtgtccaaactcttgactggtactgtatacacattaaaaatatatattaaaaaagacAAAAGCATCCACTGAAAGTGACTTTTAGTCCAAGATCTGTGTCAGGGAAAAGGCTGTATGTATCACAACATAGTGTCTCTTTGGGTACCTGACAGATTAATCTGATAGCGCCGCCGCGCTACGTCATGACCACCACCACACTGGAGCGCACAGAGGGTCTCTCTGTCCTCAACCAGGCCATGGCTGCCATCAAAGAGAAGATTGAGGAGAAGCGAGGCGTGTTTAACATCCAGATGGAGGTCAGTACAATTACCTTATTGTCATAAGTTACATAAAATCATATGTTTGCTGTATTTTAATACACTATAGAA
It encodes the following:
- the LOC139375014 gene encoding eukaryotic translation initiation factor 2 subunit 1-like; translated protein: MPSLSCRFYQHRFPEVDDVVMVNVRSIAEMGAYVSLLEYNNIEGMILLSELSRRRIRSINKLIRIGRNECVVVIRVDKEKGYIDLSKRRVSPEEAIKCEDKFTKSKTVYSILRHVAEVLEYTKDEQLESLFTRTAWVFDEKYKRPGYGAYDVFKQAVADPAVLDCLDLTEEEKAVLIDNINRRLTPQAVKIRADIEVACYGYEGIDAVKEALRAGLGCSTDAMPIKINLIAPPRYVMTTTTLERTEGLSVLNQAMAAIKEKIEEKRGVFNIQMEAKVVTDIDETELARQLEQLERENAEVDGDDEDGEMEAKAED